One stretch of Zootoca vivipara chromosome 8, rZooViv1.1, whole genome shotgun sequence DNA includes these proteins:
- the LOC118079347 gene encoding protocadherin-10-like, translating into MPSPDGGGGTPRWVRGSGGIRLSPRLAGCAGSCGRLELLLLLTSCLALALAPAPAASQLHYSVPEELEHGAFVANIAEDLGLDVAKLSARRFRIVSRAGSKQHLEVNLENGILFVNEKIDREEVCEASGACLLHLQLVIESPLELYRIEVEVLDINDNAPSFPWQEYVLEVTESALPGARFPLESAQDPDVGTNSLRTYRLSPNGFFSLEVQTRSDGSKFAELVLERSLDREQQRSHRVLLTALDGGIPERSGTARVVVTVLDANDNVPVFDQSSYTVSLPEDAPKGTLVIRLNATDLDEGTNGEVEYSFSGHAPPRVRELFSVEPRSGQVRLKGQLDYERANLHELYVQAKDRGPSAVAVHCRVLVHLVDVNDNAPEVTLTSVSTPVLEDAPPGTVIAVISVLDRDSGDNGKVSCEIPLDVPFQLQSSFHNYYTLVTTDTLDREAVPEYNISITARDRGSPALATRKTLTVHVSDINDNAPRFLQPSYSVYVMENNAPGASICSVSALDPDCKQNSYLSYSIADGQIQGMPVATYVSINSDSGHMYALRSLDYEQIRNFQIQVLAQDAGFPPLSSNVTVHVFVLDQNDNAPVIVAPVPRNGSLAVEVVPRSADPGYLVGKVSAVDADAGQNSRLSYQIVQATDSSLFSVALYTGEIRTIRAFLEKDAPRHRLLVQVRDNGQPPLSASVSLLLSVVDSVPEVLSDFSEFPLGPESASSTLTLYLIVSLGSVSFTFLVAIVILTAVKCHKDRLTLQDYSCSLPPCGGGGGGGSCCSCDPSGPPTDIFKNSNHIHNSQGPSGNKGATNCGEGAAVGGPPGYCYKVCLTPESAKSDFMFLKPYSPGPPRNNEKVPDNLPPAPGKTPRLANNSLQPSSQVKQPNTDWLPSKQSTLKSSQSLEDVGGVRRGIQKEHDRLRTLVTPVSELQKAPGASNSVWTPRYAPVYSQHMSPLDYQHNVYIPGTPTMPANKDGPLFLDQEAKNSFSTFGKRKKMTTYCDIHDNMVINNNLK; encoded by the exons ATGCCTTCTCCCGATGGAGGCGGCGGGACTCCCCGCTGGGTGAGGGGTTCAGGGGGGATCCGGCTCAGCCCGAGGCTCGCAGGCTGCGCTGGGAGTTGCGGGAGGTTGGAGCTGTTGCTCCTGCTAACTTCTTgcttggctctggctctggctccggctccagcagccagccagctgcaCTACTCGGTGCCCGAGGAACTGGAGCACGGAGCCTTCGTGGCCAACATTGCCGAGGATCTGGGGCTGGATGTGGCTAAGCTGTCGGCCAGGCGGTTTCGTATTGTGTCCCGGGCGGGCAGCAAGCAGCACTTGGAGGTGAACCTGGAGAACGGGATCCTCTTTGTCAACGAGAAGATCGATCGCGAGGAGGTGTGCGAGGCCAGCGGGGCCTGCCTCTTGCACCTGCAGCTGGTCATCGAGAGCCCGCTGGAGCTGTACCGCATCGAGGTGGAGGTGCTGGACATCAACGACAACGCGCCCAGCTTCCCCTGGCAAGAGTATGTGCTAGAGGTGACGGAGTCGGCGCTGCCCGGTGCCCGCTTCCCCCTGGAGAGCGCGCAGGACCCGGACGTGGGCACCAACTCCCTGCGCACTTACCGGCTCAGCCCCAACGGTTTCTTCTCGCTGGAGGTGCAGACCCGCAGCGATGGCAGCAAGTTCGCCGAGCTGGTGCTGGAGAGAAGCCTGGATCGCGAGCAGCAGCGCAGCCACCGGGTCTTGCTGACAGCTTTGGATGGCGGCATCCCCGAGCGCTCCGGCACGGCTAGGGTCGTGGTCACGGTGCTGGACGCCAACGACAACGTGCCCGTCTTCGATCAATCCTCCTACACGGTGAGTCTTCCGGAAGACGCGCCCAAGGGGACTCTGGTCATCAGGCTGAACGCCACCGACTTGGACGAGGGAACCAACGGCGAGGTGGAGTACTCGTTCAGCGGGCACGCTCCGCCGAGGGTCCGAGAGCTCTTCAGCGTGGAGCCCCGCAGCGGGCAGGTGCGCCTGAAGGGTCAGCTGGACTATGAGCGAGCCAACCTGCACGAGCTGTACGTGCAGGCCAAGGACCGCGGCCCCTCTGCCGTCGCGGTCCATTGTCGGGTCTTGGTGCATCTCGTGGATGTCAATGACAACGCGCCGGAGGTGACCCTCACCTCTGTCTCCACGCCCGTCCTGGAGGACGCGCCTCCGGGCACCGTCATCGCCGTGATCAGCGTGCTGGACAGAGACTCCGGGGACAACGGCAAGGTGAGCTGCGAGATCCCTCTGGACGTGCCCTTCCAGCTGCAGTCCTCCTTCCACAACTACTACACCCTGGTGACTACCGACACCCTGGACCGCGAGGCTGTGCCTGAGTACAACATCAGCATCACGGCTCGAGATCGGGGCAGCCCAGCGCTGGCCACCAGGAAGACGCTGACCGTCCATGTGTCGGACATCAACGACAACGCTCCGCGCTTCCTGCAGCCCTCTTACAGCGTCTACGTGATGGAGAACAACGCGCCCGGGGCGTCCATTTGCTCGGTCAGCGCCCTGGACCCGGACTGCAAGCAGAACTCCTACTTGTCCTACTCCATCGCCGACGGGCAGATCCAGGGCATGCCCGTGGCCACCTACGTCTCCATCAACTCGGACAGCGGGCACATGTACGCGCTGCGCTCGCTGGACTACGAGCAGATCCGCAACTTCCAGATCCAAGTGCTGGCTCAGGACGCCGGCTTCCCTCCGCTCAGCAGCAATGTCACCGTCCACGTCTTCGTGCTGGACCAGAACGACAACGCGCCGGTCATCGTGGCGCCCGTGCCCCGCAATGGCTCGCTGGCCGTGGAGGTGGTGCCCCGCTCGGCAGACCCGGGCTACCTGGTGGGGAAGGTCTCCGCCGTCGATGCGGACGCCGGCCAGAACTCGCGGCTCTCCTACCAGATTGTGCAGGCGACGGACAGCAGCCTCTTCAGCGTGGCCCTGTACACCGGCGAGATCCGCACCATCCGCGCCTTCCTGGAGAAGGACGCGCCCAGGCACCGCCTTCTGGTACAGGTGCGCGACAACGGGCAGCCGCCGCTCTCGGCCTCGGTGTCGCTGCTCCTCTCCGTGGTGGACAGCGTGCCCGAGGTGCTGTCGGACTTCAGCGAGTTCCCGCTGGGGCCCGAGTCCGCCTCTTCCACGCTAACCCTCTACCTGATTGTGTCCCTGGGCTCGGTCTCCTTCACCTTCCTGGTAGCCATCGTCATCCTCACGGCCGTCAAGTGCCACAAGGACCGGCTCACCCTGCAGGACTACAGCTGCTCGCTCCCGCCTTgcggaggcggcggaggcggcggcagctgctgctcctgcgaCCCTTCGGGGCCCCCGACGGACATCTTCAAGAACTCCAACCACATCCACAACTCCCAGGGCCCGTCGGGCAACAAAGGGGCCACCAACTGTGGGGAGGGCGCGGCTGTGGGGGGCCCTCCTGGCTATTGCTACAAGGTCTGCCTCACCCCAGAGTCTGCCAAGAGCGACTTCATGTTCCTGAAGCCCTATAGCCCGGGCCCTCCCAGGAACAACGAGAAAGTCCCGGACAACTTGCCACCAGCTCCGGGAAAGACGCCCCGCTTGGCCAATAATTctctgcagccctccagccag GTGAAACAACCCAATACAGACTGGCTGCCATCTAAGCAATCAACATTGAAGAG TTCACAGAGCCTAGAGGATGTAGGGGGAGTTCGTCGAGGAATCCAGAAGGAACACGACAGGTTGCGCACTTTGGTCACTCCAGTCTCTG AGCTCCAGAAGGCACCTGGTGCCTCAAACAGCGTCTGGACACCTCGGTATGCTCCTGTGTACTCACAGCACATGTCCCCTTTGGATTACCAACACAACGTGTATATTCCGGGGACCCCTACTATGCCTGCCAATAAGGATGGGCCTCTGTTTCTGGATCAGGAAGCCAAAAACAGCTTCTCTACGtttggaaagaggaagaaaatgaccACATATTGTGATATACATGACAACATGGTTATTAACAATAACTTGAAATAA